Proteins encoded in a region of the Streptomyces violaceoruber genome:
- a CDS encoding copper resistance CopC/CopD family protein has translation MLLGPLLVLLLLGGAGPASAHAALGSTDPADGTVLQRAPGHVTLTFSESVGLRDDSFRVLDPGGHRVRTGAAGHADGRSDTAGVALPDGLGEGTYTVAWRVVSADSHPVSGAFTFSVGKPSQTSAPVDTGPTEDPLTAGLHQLARYLAYLAAALLIGTAAFVALCRPPDPAPLRRPLVAGWWTLLAATVTLLVLRAPYEAGTGPSSALDAAALADTLTARPGVLLLIRLALLAPVALFLVRASRADRRGERTLLAGAVGIALAVGLALTWAAAEHASAGIQVPLAMTSFTLHLLATAVWLGGLTALILTLRVSADAATVTRFSRVAFASVTVLVTTGVYQSWRGLGSWQALTGTTYGRLLLVKVLLVAALLAAAAVSRRWTTALATEPAAVREPDRVHERIPQPAGGPPPEPPRPPRPPDAGTGTEPALRRGLYRSVLVEAIVAAVVLGVTTVLTATLPGRAADEAARTAVPAGGVLPASVTTIPFEIGASGRGTVQITLDPGRTGDNAVQAVVFGPDGSLAAVPELRLSFTLPDKDVGPIEADLVDRGGYWSANTVTLPLPGTWTMRATVRVSEIDQVSETRRIRVER, from the coding sequence GTGCTGCTGGGCCCCCTGCTGGTCCTGCTCCTCCTCGGTGGCGCCGGACCGGCGTCCGCGCACGCCGCCCTCGGTTCCACCGACCCCGCCGACGGAACGGTCCTCCAGCGGGCCCCCGGCCACGTCACCCTGACCTTCAGCGAGTCCGTCGGCCTGCGCGACGACTCCTTCCGCGTCCTGGACCCGGGCGGTCACCGCGTCCGCACCGGAGCGGCCGGGCATGCGGACGGCCGGTCCGACACGGCCGGGGTCGCGCTGCCGGACGGCCTGGGGGAGGGCACGTACACCGTGGCCTGGCGGGTGGTGTCCGCCGACAGCCACCCGGTGTCGGGCGCGTTCACCTTCTCCGTGGGCAAGCCGTCGCAGACGTCCGCACCCGTGGACACGGGCCCCACCGAGGACCCGCTGACCGCGGGCCTCCACCAACTCGCCCGCTACCTCGCCTACCTCGCCGCCGCCCTGCTCATCGGCACCGCCGCCTTCGTCGCCCTGTGCCGTCCGCCGGACCCTGCCCCGTTGCGCCGCCCGCTGGTGGCGGGCTGGTGGACCCTGCTGGCGGCCACCGTCACCCTCCTGGTGCTGCGCGCCCCGTACGAGGCGGGTACGGGCCCGTCGTCGGCCCTGGACGCCGCCGCGCTCGCCGACACCCTCACCGCGCGCCCCGGCGTGCTGCTGCTGATCAGGCTGGCGCTGCTGGCCCCGGTCGCGCTCTTCCTCGTCCGGGCGTCCCGCGCGGACCGGCGGGGGGAGCGCACCCTCCTCGCCGGCGCGGTGGGCATCGCCCTGGCCGTCGGCCTCGCCCTGACCTGGGCCGCCGCGGAACACGCCTCCGCCGGTATCCAGGTGCCCCTCGCGATGACGTCCTTCACCCTGCACCTGCTCGCCACCGCGGTCTGGCTGGGCGGCCTCACCGCCCTGATCCTCACCCTGCGCGTCTCCGCGGACGCCGCCACCGTCACCCGCTTCTCCCGTGTCGCCTTCGCCTCCGTGACCGTCCTGGTGACCACCGGCGTCTACCAGTCATGGCGGGGCCTCGGCTCCTGGCAGGCGCTCACCGGAACGACGTACGGCAGACTGCTGCTGGTCAAGGTGCTCCTGGTGGCCGCGCTGCTGGCCGCGGCGGCGGTGTCCCGGAGGTGGACGACGGCCCTGGCGACGGAGCCTGCCGCCGTACGCGAGCCCGACCGCGTGCACGAGCGGATACCGCAACCGGCAGGCGGCCCACCCCCGGAGCCACCGCGGCCACCGCGCCCGCCCGATGCCGGCACCGGGACCGAGCCCGCCCTCCGGCGCGGCCTGTACCGGTCCGTCCTCGTCGAGGCCATCGTCGCCGCCGTCGTGCTGGGGGTCACCACCGTGCTCACCGCCACCCTGCCCGGCCGTGCGGCGGACGAGGCGGCGCGGACGGCCGTACCGGCGGGCGGTGTGCTGCCCGCGTCGGTCACCACGATCCCGTTCGAGATCGGCGCCTCGGGCCGCGGCACGGTCCAGATCACCCTGGACCCCGGCCGCACCGGCGACAACGCCGTCCAGGCCGTCGTCTTCGGCCCCGACGGCAGCCTGGCCGCCGTACCCGAACTGCGCCTCTCCTTCACCCTCCCCGACAAGGACGTCGGCCCCATCGAGGCGGACCTGGTCGACCGGGGCGGCTACTGGAGCGCCAACACCGTCACCCTGCCGCTCCCGGGCACCTGGACGATGAGGGCGACGGTCCGGGTGTCGGAGATCGACCAGGTGAGCGAGACCCGGCGGATACGGGTGGAGCGGTAG
- a CDS encoding SDR family NAD(P)-dependent oxidoreductase yields MTPAPRSAASTHLLDGRIALVTGAGGGIGRGIALRFAEEGAAVAVHCRTTVESAREVAERIRGRGGRATVLRADLTDEDACRRLVGEAAEWGGGRLDALVNNAGVQPLRELPGMTATEWRAVVDTNLTGVFACTQAAAAVMRAQDGGGTVTHIASIEARAPAPAHAHYSASKAAVVMHARSAALEYGPWGVRVNSVSPGLVDREGLAEAWPEGVRRWRRAAPTGRLGRPEDVGDACVFLASRLASWVTGHDLVVDGGVTARPSW; encoded by the coding sequence ATGACGCCCGCGCCCCGTTCCGCCGCCTCCACACACCTGCTCGACGGACGGATCGCCCTGGTCACCGGCGCGGGCGGCGGCATCGGCCGGGGGATCGCACTGCGCTTCGCCGAGGAGGGCGCGGCGGTGGCGGTGCACTGCCGTACGACGGTGGAGTCGGCGCGGGAGGTGGCGGAACGCATCCGCGGCCGGGGCGGACGCGCCACCGTCCTGCGCGCCGACCTCACCGACGAGGACGCCTGCCGTCGCCTGGTCGGGGAGGCCGCCGAGTGGGGCGGCGGACGGCTCGACGCGCTGGTCAACAACGCGGGCGTGCAGCCGCTGCGGGAACTGCCCGGCATGACGGCGACCGAGTGGCGGGCGGTGGTGGACACCAACCTGACCGGCGTCTTCGCGTGCACGCAGGCCGCGGCCGCCGTCATGCGCGCCCAGGACGGCGGCGGCACGGTCACCCACATCGCCTCCATCGAGGCCCGCGCCCCCGCTCCCGCGCACGCGCACTACAGCGCCTCGAAGGCGGCGGTGGTGATGCACGCCCGGTCGGCGGCGCTGGAGTACGGCCCGTGGGGCGTGCGGGTGAACTCCGTCTCCCCCGGCCTCGTCGACCGCGAGGGACTCGCCGAGGCCTGGCCGGAGGGCGTACGGCGGTGGCGGCGGGCGGCACCGACGGGACGGCTCGGACGCCCGGAGGACGTGGGCGACGCGTGCGTGTTCCTGGCCTCGCGGCTGGCGTCCTGGGTGACGGGTCACGACCTCGTGGTGGACGGCGGGGTGACGGCCCGCCCGTCGTGGTGA
- a CDS encoding cupin domain-containing protein: MTPAPTPTAEDLIAHYALEPIPREGGLFRRTWAGPGRPDGRPAGSAIVALLTARPGDFSALHRLPADEVWHFYLGDPLELLLLAPDGSARTAVLGPDVLGGQHVQYTVPAGTWMGGRVGAGGAWSLFGCTMAPGFTYGDYEHGDAADLTARYPAEAARIVSLCRP; the protein is encoded by the coding sequence GTGACTCCCGCGCCGACACCGACCGCCGAAGATTTGATCGCGCACTACGCACTGGAGCCCATTCCGCGCGAGGGCGGGCTGTTCCGGCGCACCTGGGCGGGCCCCGGGCGTCCGGACGGGCGCCCCGCCGGTTCCGCCATCGTCGCCCTGCTCACCGCGCGACCGGGCGACTTCTCCGCCCTGCACCGCCTGCCCGCCGACGAGGTCTGGCACTTCTACCTCGGCGATCCCCTCGAACTGCTCCTCCTCGCCCCGGACGGCAGCGCGCGTACGGCCGTGCTGGGACCGGACGTCCTGGGCGGGCAGCACGTGCAGTACACGGTGCCCGCCGGTACGTGGATGGGCGGCCGGGTGGGCGCGGGCGGCGCGTGGTCGCTCTTCGGCTGCACGATGGCGCCGGGCTTCACCTACGGGGACTACGAGCACGGCGACGCCGCCGATCTCACGGCGCGCTACCCGGCCGAGGCGGCCCGGATCGTGTCACTGTGCCGCCCATGA
- a CDS encoding GNAT family N-acetyltransferase codes for MTDAPATPYAARTPVHEQHLDGFGTVRVLPLVPAADAAVVHGWVGEERAAFWGMNDLTRDQVAAVYAHMGTLDTHHAFLVVKDGEPAALLQTYDPAADRVSECYAAEPGDIGVHLLLAPAGTEGTRPGWTAALSGALMAYVLLGLDRTRIVVDPDVANEKAIARFLKQGFTAGPAVVLPEVDLPDVYLPEKKAQLAFLRREVAFGA; via the coding sequence ATGACTGACGCACCCGCGACCCCGTACGCCGCCCGCACCCCGGTCCACGAGCAGCACCTCGACGGCTTCGGCACCGTCCGCGTCCTGCCCCTGGTCCCCGCCGCGGACGCCGCGGTGGTCCACGGCTGGGTGGGCGAGGAACGGGCCGCCTTCTGGGGCATGAACGACCTGACGCGCGACCAGGTCGCCGCCGTGTACGCCCACATGGGCACCCTCGACACCCACCACGCATTCCTGGTCGTCAAGGACGGCGAGCCGGCCGCTCTGCTCCAGACCTACGATCCCGCGGCCGACCGGGTGAGCGAGTGCTACGCCGCCGAGCCGGGCGACATCGGCGTCCACCTGCTCCTCGCCCCCGCCGGAACCGAGGGCACGCGCCCCGGCTGGACCGCCGCGCTGTCGGGTGCCCTCATGGCGTACGTGCTGTTGGGCCTGGACCGGACGCGGATCGTGGTCGACCCGGACGTGGCCAACGAGAAGGCGATCGCCCGCTTCCTCAAGCAGGGCTTCACCGCCGGTCCCGCGGTGGTCCTGCCCGAGGTCGACCTGCCGGACGTGTACCTGCCGGAGAAGAAGGCGCAACTGGCCTTCCTGCGGCGGGAGGTAGCGTTCGGCGCGTGA
- a CDS encoding penicillin acylase family protein, whose protein sequence is MSAETYRDAWGIPHLRADTPHELARAQGRVTARDRAWQLEAERHRAQGTSASFLGPEALSWDRLARRARLADTARRCFTALERKDPETAAWVRAYADGVNEGLTEPGRPNPAPEFARTGLVPGRWDPWTPLGVWLATHILFAGFPAKLWREHISTHLGPEAVALFAADGPGTAGSNGWLVSGERTTTGHALIAGDPHRFIEDPGVYQQVHLSCPEFDVVGLAVPGVPGVAHFGHTGTVAWAITNAMADYQDLYRERLRRTGAGVEALGPDGIWHRAARHTERIDVAGEDTVEVEIIETDRGPVIAGGPEGLDDGTPAALSLRYPPRVTADLGFGALLPLLRARRVADVDRALDAWAEPVNVVQAADTEGGLLHRVAGRVPVRPAANGLRPVPAWEPGHEWTGWHPPPRAGLTDGVAVMANQRGPATPLGVEFAPPHRADRITALLAGKEHWSAADMPAIHTDTHLGSAAPLLTHLAALPSEAALASEAALTPEAALASEALTPEAALASEAAPGPKAAPTPEAAPDPETAPTPEAAPTPEATPTAAPPEAPPTPLTPLTPLTPEAAALRDRILAWDRRMDADSTDAAAYAAVRAAVVRRLAAHPVLAPASVPPAYPEVLLPWLALVPRLGHALEHLLRAEDLYGIDRAAAVRAALEEVAASPPSGTWGDTHRLAPWRALPDTATAPGGEPGLSGDHDCVLCTSPVPGLTDRAARGPAARYVWDLADRANSRWVVPHGASGLPGSPHHHDQQPLWLGGELAPVVTDFDRLTKESDD, encoded by the coding sequence GTGAGCGCCGAGACCTACCGCGACGCCTGGGGAATCCCGCACCTGCGCGCGGACACCCCGCACGAACTCGCCCGCGCCCAGGGCCGGGTCACCGCCCGTGACCGCGCCTGGCAACTGGAGGCCGAGCGGCACCGCGCCCAGGGCACCTCCGCGTCCTTCCTCGGCCCCGAGGCCCTGTCCTGGGACCGCCTCGCCCGCCGCGCCCGCCTCGCGGACACCGCCCGCCGCTGCTTCACCGCCCTGGAGCGGAAGGACCCGGAGACGGCGGCCTGGGTGCGGGCGTACGCGGACGGCGTGAACGAGGGGCTCACCGAACCCGGGCGCCCGAACCCGGCCCCGGAGTTCGCCCGCACCGGCCTCGTCCCGGGCCGCTGGGACCCCTGGACCCCGCTCGGCGTCTGGCTCGCCACGCACATCCTCTTCGCGGGGTTCCCCGCCAAGCTCTGGCGCGAGCACATCTCCACCCACCTCGGCCCGGAAGCCGTCGCCCTGTTCGCCGCCGACGGCCCCGGCACCGCGGGGAGCAACGGCTGGCTGGTGAGCGGCGAGCGGACCACGACCGGACACGCGCTGATCGCGGGCGACCCGCACCGCTTCATCGAGGACCCCGGCGTCTACCAGCAGGTCCACCTGTCCTGCCCGGAGTTCGACGTCGTCGGCCTCGCCGTGCCCGGTGTCCCCGGCGTCGCCCACTTCGGCCACACCGGCACGGTCGCCTGGGCCATCACCAACGCGATGGCCGACTACCAGGACCTGTACCGCGAGCGCCTGCGCCGCACCGGCGCCGGGGTCGAGGCGCTCGGCCCCGACGGCATCTGGCACCGCGCCGCCCGCCACACGGAACGCATCGACGTCGCCGGGGAGGACACCGTGGAGGTCGAGATCATCGAGACCGACCGCGGCCCGGTGATCGCCGGCGGCCCCGAGGGCCTCGACGACGGCACCCCGGCCGCCCTCAGCCTGCGCTACCCGCCCCGCGTCACCGCCGACCTCGGCTTCGGCGCCCTGCTGCCGCTGCTGCGGGCCCGCCGGGTCGCCGACGTGGACCGCGCCCTGGACGCGTGGGCCGAGCCGGTCAACGTGGTGCAGGCCGCCGACACGGAGGGCGGCCTGCTGCACCGGGTCGCGGGCCGCGTCCCCGTGCGCCCGGCTGCGAACGGCCTGCGACCGGTCCCCGCCTGGGAGCCCGGCCACGAGTGGACCGGCTGGCACCCCCCGCCCCGCGCCGGCCTCACCGACGGCGTCGCGGTGATGGCCAACCAGCGCGGCCCGGCCACGCCCCTGGGCGTCGAGTTCGCCCCGCCGCACCGCGCCGACCGCATCACCGCGCTGCTCGCGGGCAAGGAGCACTGGTCAGCGGCGGACATGCCCGCGATCCACACGGACACCCACCTGGGCTCGGCCGCCCCCCTCCTGACCCACCTCGCAGCCCTGCCTTCCGAGGCCGCACTGGCTTCCGAAGCCGCACTGACGCCCGAAGCGGCACTGGCTTCCGAAGCACTGACGCCCGAAGCGGCACTGGCTTCCGAAGCCGCACCAGGGCCCAAGGCCGCACCGACACCTGAAGCGGCACCGGATCCCGAAACAGCACCGACGCCCGAGGCCGCACCGACACCCGAAGCCACCCCGACCGCCGCGCCCCCCGAGGCCCCACCGACCCCCCTCACCCCCCTCACCCCTCTCACCCCCGAGGCCGCCGCCCTGCGCGACCGCATCCTCGCCTGGGACCGGCGGATGGACGCCGACAGCACCGACGCCGCGGCGTACGCGGCCGTGCGCGCGGCGGTCGTACGCAGACTGGCGGCGCACCCGGTCCTCGCACCCGCGTCCGTGCCGCCCGCGTACCCCGAGGTGCTCCTGCCGTGGCTCGCGCTCGTGCCGCGCCTCGGCCACGCCTTGGAGCACCTGCTGCGTGCGGAGGACCTGTACGGCATCGACCGCGCCGCGGCCGTCCGCGCCGCGCTGGAGGAGGTCGCCGCTTCGCCGCCGTCCGGCACCTGGGGTGACACCCACCGCCTGGCCCCCTGGCGGGCGCTGCCGGACACCGCCACCGCCCCCGGGGGCGAGCCCGGCCTCTCAGGGGACCACGACTGCGTCCTGTGCACCTCCCCGGTGCCCGGCCTCACGGACCGCGCCGCACGCGGCCCGGCCGCGCGGTACGTCTGGGACCTGGCCGACCGCGCGAACAGCCGCTGGGTGGTGCCGCACGGCGCCTCGGGCCTCCCCGGCTCACCCCACCACCACGACCAGCAGCCCCTGTGGCTCGGCGGCGAACTCGCCCCGGTGGTCACCGACTTCGACCGGCTCACGAAGGAATCCGATGACTGA
- a CDS encoding siderophore-interacting protein has protein sequence MGQGRGWEGAVLKLMRAKDFEFTVTGVEDVTPHYRRLRLSDGGMLAATGVHPTMWVRLWFDNAGRPHQRGYTLVDPDPAAGTFALEFALHEGCASDWARAAKPGDTVEATVQGTGFEVPQPSPSRVFAVADPASLPALNSLLDAFGPVPATVWFEGDTDDGLPFRTDSERHEVRAVERRDAGARLVARVKEELPELLSASSEPYVWIACDTATTRALSSYVRKELGVPKQRVNALGYWRAT, from the coding sequence ATGGGGCAGGGGCGGGGCTGGGAGGGCGCGGTCCTCAAGCTGATGCGCGCGAAGGACTTCGAGTTCACCGTGACGGGCGTGGAGGACGTGACCCCGCACTACCGGCGGCTGCGGCTGAGCGACGGCGGCATGCTGGCGGCGACCGGGGTCCACCCCACGATGTGGGTGCGGCTGTGGTTCGACAACGCGGGCCGGCCGCACCAGCGGGGGTACACGCTGGTCGACCCGGATCCGGCGGCCGGGACCTTCGCCCTGGAGTTCGCCCTGCACGAGGGGTGCGCGAGCGACTGGGCGCGGGCGGCGAAGCCGGGGGACACCGTCGAGGCGACGGTCCAGGGCACCGGGTTCGAGGTGCCGCAGCCCTCTCCCTCCCGTGTCTTCGCGGTCGCGGACCCGGCGTCCCTGCCCGCGCTCAACTCCCTGCTCGACGCGTTCGGGCCGGTGCCGGCGACCGTCTGGTTCGAGGGGGATACGGACGACGGCCTGCCGTTTCGTACCGACTCCGAGCGGCACGAGGTGCGGGCGGTTGAGCGGCGGGACGCGGGGGCGCGGCTGGTGGCGCGGGTGAAGGAGGAGTTGCCGGAGCTGCTGTCGGCCTCATCTGAGCCGTACGTCTGGATCGCCTGCGACACGGCGACCACGCGAGCGCTCTCGTCGTACGTCCGCAAGGAGCTGGGGGTGCCGAAGCAGCGGGTGAACGCGCTGGGGTACTGGCGCGCGACCTGA
- a CDS encoding HhH-GPD-type base excision DNA repair protein, whose protein sequence is MDVTLHLAQDPEADELLGRSPLAALVGMLLDQQVPMEWAFKGPSTIARRMGAEDLDAHDIAAYDPESFAALLSDKPAVHRYPGSMAGRVQQLCRYLVETYDGDAEAVWRGVSTGKELLKRLQELPGFGKQKAQIFLALLGKQLGVRPEGWREAAGAYGEADSFRSVADIRGPESLTKVRAHKQEMKAAAKAAKASGK, encoded by the coding sequence ATGGACGTCACACTTCACCTCGCCCAGGACCCCGAGGCCGACGAACTCCTCGGGCGCAGCCCGCTCGCCGCGCTGGTCGGCATGCTGCTGGACCAGCAAGTGCCCATGGAGTGGGCGTTCAAGGGTCCCTCGACCATCGCCCGGCGCATGGGGGCGGAAGACCTCGACGCGCACGACATCGCGGCGTACGACCCCGAGTCGTTCGCCGCGCTGCTGTCCGACAAGCCGGCCGTCCATCGCTACCCCGGTTCGATGGCGGGGCGGGTGCAGCAGCTGTGCCGGTACCTCGTCGAGACGTACGACGGTGACGCCGAGGCCGTCTGGCGGGGGGTGAGCACCGGGAAGGAGCTGCTGAAACGGCTCCAGGAACTGCCGGGGTTCGGCAAGCAGAAGGCCCAGATCTTCCTCGCGCTGCTCGGCAAACAGCTCGGCGTCCGTCCCGAGGGGTGGCGCGAGGCGGCGGGGGCGTATGGGGAGGCTGACTCCTTCCGGTCGGTCGCGGACATCAGGGGGCCGGAGTCCCTGACCAAGGTGCGCGCGCACAAGCAGGAGATGAAGGCGGCGGCCAAGGCGGCGAAGGCCTCCGGCAAGTAG
- a CDS encoding HdeD family acid-resistance protein: MTEPPSGSPGGTPYDDRGVHARHGTTHGPASGPQEPEPAFEGPLHLLSRAAWQTVLFTGIASLILGVLVLVWPGASLLAAGVLFGLYLVISGVLQLAAAFGTHRRTSLRVLAFISGAVSILLGLFCFRGPLQSVLLLALWIGIGWLFRGVTQIVAAAHDPTMPARGWQIFLGAVTVVAGIVLIDSPVESATVLMLVGGWWLVVVGVVEIVTSVRLRGRAHQVPRAL, encoded by the coding sequence ATGACCGAACCACCTAGCGGGTCCCCCGGCGGGACGCCGTACGACGACCGCGGGGTGCACGCCCGCCATGGGACGACGCACGGCCCGGCCTCCGGACCCCAGGAGCCCGAGCCCGCCTTCGAGGGGCCGTTGCACCTCCTGTCCCGCGCCGCCTGGCAGACCGTGCTGTTCACCGGCATCGCCTCGCTGATCCTGGGCGTCCTGGTCCTCGTCTGGCCCGGCGCCTCGCTGCTCGCCGCCGGCGTGCTCTTCGGCCTCTACCTCGTCATCAGCGGCGTCCTCCAGCTGGCCGCGGCCTTCGGTACGCACCGCAGGACCTCGCTGCGGGTGCTGGCCTTCATCAGCGGCGCCGTTTCGATCCTGCTGGGTCTGTTCTGCTTCCGCGGACCCTTGCAGTCGGTGCTGCTGCTCGCGCTGTGGATCGGCATCGGCTGGCTGTTCCGCGGCGTCACCCAGATCGTGGCGGCCGCGCACGACCCGACGATGCCGGCGCGCGGCTGGCAGATCTTCCTCGGCGCCGTCACCGTGGTCGCCGGCATCGTCCTGATCGATTCGCCGGTCGAGTCGGCCACCGTCCTCATGCTGGTCGGCGGCTGGTGGCTGGTCGTCGTCGGCGTCGTCGAGATCGTGACGTCCGTGCGGCTGCGCGGGCGGGCGCACCAGGTTCCCCGCGCGCTGTGA
- a CDS encoding type II toxin-antitoxin system VapB family antitoxin codes for MIFKRIGNGRPYPDHGRESTRQWADVAPRPVRLDQLVTTKGQLDLETLLAEDSTFYGDLFAHVVKWQGDLYLEDGLHRAVRAALQQRQVLHARVLELD; via the coding sequence GTGATCTTCAAGCGCATCGGAAACGGCCGGCCGTACCCCGACCACGGCCGGGAAAGCACCAGGCAGTGGGCGGACGTCGCGCCGCGCCCGGTCCGCCTCGATCAGCTCGTGACGACCAAGGGCCAGCTCGACCTGGAAACGCTCCTGGCCGAGGACTCCACCTTCTACGGCGACCTCTTCGCACACGTCGTGAAGTGGCAGGGCGATCTGTATCTGGAGGACGGTCTGCACCGGGCCGTGCGGGCCGCGTTGCAGCAGCGCCAGGTGCTGCACGCCCGGGTCCTCGAGCTCGACTGA
- a CDS encoding LytR C-terminal domain-containing protein has translation MGGQYKITGDKYPRMRPARRRGRFAVVAVACVTVLGVLGWGTLQLIDVFTGGDKASAAGAAGCATTARASASPAAVVLPKPGQVTVNVLNATTRGGLAQKTADELKKRGFRVGDVSNAPKEYDKKVAGTGLLLGPTTSLKTSLTVLGTQLPGAEHRADAARKGAAVDLIIGNGFKGLAKPADADTALAELAAPRSTPAAEKKGC, from the coding sequence ATGGGTGGCCAGTACAAGATCACGGGGGACAAGTACCCGCGGATGCGCCCGGCCCGGCGACGTGGCCGGTTCGCGGTCGTCGCCGTCGCCTGCGTCACCGTTCTCGGGGTGCTGGGCTGGGGCACGCTGCAGCTCATCGACGTCTTCACCGGCGGTGACAAGGCCTCGGCGGCCGGTGCCGCCGGCTGTGCCACCACCGCGAGGGCCAGCGCCTCGCCGGCCGCCGTGGTGCTGCCGAAGCCCGGTCAGGTCACCGTCAACGTGCTCAACGCGACGACCCGCGGCGGTCTGGCGCAGAAGACCGCCGACGAGCTGAAGAAGCGCGGCTTCCGGGTGGGCGACGTGAGCAACGCGCCCAAGGAGTACGACAAGAAGGTCGCCGGCACGGGGCTGCTGCTCGGGCCGACCACGTCCCTCAAGACGTCGCTCACCGTGCTCGGCACCCAGTTGCCCGGCGCCGAGCATCGCGCCGACGCGGCCCGCAAGGGTGCCGCCGTCGACCTCATCATCGGCAACGGCTTCAAGGGGCTGGCGAAGCCCGCGGACGCCGACACGGCGCTGGCCGAGCTGGCCGCGCCGCGGTCGACGCCCGCTGCGGAGAAGAAGGGCTGCTGA